Proteins co-encoded in one Dehalobacter sp. genomic window:
- a CDS encoding PaaI family thioesterase, producing the protein MDNILEEMSKDIFAKYVGIEILKAGAGTAEARLKIDEHHLNALGIVQGGAIFTLADSTLAAASNSREGTAIAVNVSITYCQAAGLGILTARAKEVSLNRKIATYLVEVTDEKDNLIAMFQGTVYRKQ; encoded by the coding sequence AAGGATATTTTTGCAAAATATGTTGGGATAGAAATACTCAAAGCCGGAGCCGGAACGGCTGAGGCCAGGTTAAAGATAGACGAGCACCATTTGAATGCGCTTGGGATCGTTCAGGGAGGAGCCATTTTTACGCTGGCGGATTCGACACTCGCTGCAGCGTCGAATTCCCGGGAGGGTACGGCAATTGCCGTAAATGTCAGTATTACCTATTGTCAAGCTGCCGGTCTGGGAATACTCACCGCCAGGGCCAAAGAAGTATCCCTAAACCGGAAAATAGCGACCTATCTGGTTGAAGTCACAGATGAGAAAGATAATCTCATCGCCATGTTTCAGGGAACGGTTTACAGGAAACAATAA
- a CDS encoding DUF1540 domain-containing protein yields the protein MGSIKCTVTECHYNKDVMCDAPMIQVNHSGAEHSQGSEETQCDTFKPQK from the coding sequence ATGGGTTCAATTAAATGTACAGTCACCGAGTGTCATTACAATAAAGATGTCATGTGCGATGCACCGATGATTCAGGTGAATCACAGCGGGGCCGAGCATTCCCAAGGCTCGGAAGAGACACAGTGTGATACCTTCAAACCTCAGAAGTAA
- a CDS encoding LysM peptidoglycan-binding domain-containing protein: MTCPKGTISYQIKPGDTFYSLARKFNTTAEAIASVNTGVNPNNLKPGVLICIPIRRSVVSCPPANRYVIKAGDTFSKLAGKYHLSTASLISLNPGVDPTNLRIGQMICLPVRRRRRSH; encoded by the coding sequence ATGACCTGTCCGAAAGGAACAATCTCATATCAGATCAAGCCGGGTGATACTTTTTATAGCCTTGCCCGCAAATTCAATACAACTGCAGAGGCAATTGCATCGGTGAACACAGGAGTAAACCCGAATAACCTGAAACCGGGGGTCTTGATCTGCATTCCAATCAGGAGGAGCGTTGTTTCATGTCCACCGGCGAACCGTTATGTTATCAAAGCTGGTGATACCTTTTCCAAATTGGCCGGTAAATACCACCTTTCAACAGCTTCACTTATCTCACTGAACCCCGGAGTTGATCCCACGAACCTGCGGATTGGCCAGATGATCTGTCTTCCTGTCAGGAGACGGAGAAGATCCCACTAA
- a CDS encoding MarR family winged helix-turn-helix transcriptional regulator, which produces METNIRTVLNELLIGTFNQILDVEQNEIKKGPLNNLSISELHAIEAIGMYQDRTMSQVAADLGITVGALTSFINNLVKKEYVSRQRDEADRRIVRISLTRRGKLAYRIHEKFHLDMVKHMLLGLGEQENILIESLQKLTEFFDSKYSFNH; this is translated from the coding sequence TTGGAAACAAATATTCGTACTGTTTTAAATGAACTTCTGATTGGAACATTCAATCAAATTCTAGATGTAGAGCAGAACGAGATTAAGAAAGGACCATTAAATAATCTGTCTATCTCAGAACTGCATGCGATTGAAGCGATTGGAATGTATCAGGATAGGACAATGTCTCAGGTTGCCGCCGATCTGGGTATCACTGTCGGAGCGCTTACTTCTTTTATCAATAACCTTGTTAAAAAGGAGTATGTTTCCAGACAAAGGGATGAGGCAGACCGGAGAATTGTCAGGATCAGCCTGACCAGAAGGGGAAAGCTTGCCTACAGGATTCATGAAAAATTCCATCTGGATATGGTTAAGCATATGCTTCTCGGATTAGGGGAACAGGAGAATATTTTAATCGAATCATTGCAGAAACTCACCGAATTTTTTGATTCAAAGTATTCCTTTAATCATTAA
- a CDS encoding ketoacyl-ACP synthase III, with protein MYDVEIIGTGSYVPENRVTNDDLSKIVDTSDEWIRTRTGIIERRISLTETTADLAVAAARRALDDAGVAAEELDLIIVATVTPDYFFPSTACFVQNSLGASRAACFDISAACTGFIFGLSIASQFIRTGMYQKALIIGAEALSKITDWEDRGTCVLFADGAGAAVIKRGDQGIISEVIGSDGSKGECLECPALPLKNVFIEAGEAKPPYAKMNGREVFKFAVNILPECILKTLEKTPYTLEDINHIIPHQANLRIIDSAAKKLQVDQAKFYVNLPSYGNTSSASIPIALDEMAKGKLIHEGDLLVLVGFGGGLTYGAMLIKWTIGGK; from the coding sequence ATGTATGACGTTGAGATAATTGGCACTGGCAGTTATGTTCCTGAAAACAGGGTGACGAATGATGATCTGTCTAAGATTGTTGACACAAGCGATGAATGGATCCGTACCCGGACAGGGATCATAGAACGCAGAATTTCACTGACGGAAACCACAGCGGATCTGGCAGTTGCAGCCGCCCGCAGAGCGCTTGATGATGCCGGAGTTGCCGCTGAGGAGCTTGATCTGATTATTGTGGCCACGGTTACACCGGACTATTTTTTCCCGTCAACGGCATGTTTTGTCCAGAATAGTCTCGGAGCCAGCCGGGCAGCTTGTTTTGATATCAGTGCGGCTTGCACCGGTTTTATTTTTGGACTCAGCATTGCCTCCCAGTTTATCAGAACAGGGATGTATCAAAAGGCACTGATCATCGGGGCCGAGGCCCTTTCCAAAATCACGGACTGGGAAGACCGCGGCACTTGTGTCCTGTTTGCAGACGGGGCGGGTGCGGCGGTTATTAAAAGAGGAGATCAGGGCATTATTTCTGAAGTAATCGGTTCTGATGGGAGCAAGGGTGAATGTTTGGAATGTCCTGCCCTTCCGCTCAAGAACGTCTTTATTGAGGCCGGGGAAGCTAAGCCCCCATATGCCAAAATGAACGGACGGGAAGTTTTTAAATTTGCAGTCAATATTTTACCTGAGTGTATTTTGAAGACGCTTGAAAAGACACCTTATACGCTGGAAGACATTAACCATATCATACCGCACCAGGCGAACCTGCGGATCATCGATTCAGCGGCCAAAAAGCTGCAGGTGGATCAGGCGAAGTTTTATGTCAACCTTCCCAGTTATGGAAATACTTCGAGTGCGAGTATCCCAATTGCCCTGGATGAAATGGCCAAAGGGAAGTTAATCCATGAAGGGGATCTGCTCGTTCTTGTCGGATTCGGAGGAGGACTTACCTACGGCGCAATGCTGATTAAATGGACCATAGGGGGTAAATGA
- a CDS encoding acyl carrier protein has protein sequence MSFDTICRIIASQIEIEPEEIQLSTKFQQDLGIDSLSIFEIVMELEDVYRIEIPTEDLEELISVADLVDYMNKRTN, from the coding sequence ATGTCTTTTGACACGATCTGCAGGATTATTGCCTCCCAGATTGAGATTGAACCGGAGGAAATCCAGCTGTCCACCAAGTTCCAGCAAGACCTCGGAATTGACTCTCTAAGCATTTTTGAAATTGTCATGGAGCTGGAAGATGTATACAGGATTGAAATTCCGACTGAAGATCTTGAAGAATTAATCAGCGTAGCAGATCTGGTTGACTATATGAATAAGCGAACGAATTGA
- the fabK gene encoding enoyl-[acyl-carrier-protein] reductase FabK has product MNNFGFFHKLGVKYPLIQGGMAWISDSSLASAVSNAGGIGIIAAANAPVEYVKEEIRKAKALTDKPFGVNIMLLSENAGAIARLVCEEGVKVVTTGAGSPGKYIKMWKENGITVIPVVPSVALARRMEKEGADAVVAEGGESGGHVGELTTMALLPQVIDAVNIPVIAAGGIGDGRGIAAAFMLGASGVQVGTRFLTAEECTVHQNYKDRILKAKDIDSVVTGRPTGHPVRVLRNKLTRQFEELERTGAPLEQYETIGAGALRKAVKEGDTDYGSVMAGQIAGLIKKEQTCKEIIEEMFAQAGERLKAIKLDSITR; this is encoded by the coding sequence ATGAATAACTTTGGTTTTTTTCATAAACTGGGCGTAAAATACCCGCTGATTCAAGGCGGTATGGCCTGGATTTCGGACAGCTCACTTGCTTCGGCCGTATCGAACGCCGGCGGAATCGGTATCATTGCGGCGGCCAACGCACCTGTCGAATATGTCAAAGAAGAGATTAGGAAGGCCAAAGCTCTGACAGACAAGCCTTTTGGCGTAAATATCATGCTGTTAAGTGAAAATGCCGGAGCCATTGCCCGTCTCGTCTGTGAAGAAGGGGTAAAAGTAGTGACAACAGGCGCCGGAAGTCCCGGGAAATATATTAAAATGTGGAAAGAAAACGGCATTACGGTCATTCCCGTAGTTCCTTCCGTTGCGTTGGCCCGCAGGATGGAGAAGGAAGGGGCAGATGCCGTTGTGGCGGAAGGCGGAGAGTCCGGCGGACATGTCGGTGAACTGACGACCATGGCCTTGCTTCCTCAGGTGATTGACGCTGTAAATATTCCGGTGATTGCTGCTGGGGGAATCGGTGACGGCAGAGGGATTGCCGCAGCTTTTATGTTGGGTGCAAGCGGTGTCCAGGTTGGCACAAGGTTCCTAACTGCCGAAGAATGTACCGTGCATCAAAACTATAAGGATAGAATCCTGAAAGCTAAAGATATCGATTCAGTCGTTACAGGCAGGCCAACAGGTCACCCGGTCAGAGTCCTCAGAAATAAACTTACCCGGCAGTTTGAAGAGCTGGAAAGGACGGGGGCACCTCTGGAGCAGTATGAGACGATTGGTGCCGGTGCGCTGCGCAAGGCTGTCAAAGAGGGAGATACGGATTACGGATCGGTCATGGCCGGGCAAATCGCAGGTCTGATTAAAAAAGAACAGACCTGTAAAGAGATTATTGAAGAAATGTTTGCCCAGGCAGGGGAACGTCTGAAAGCTATTAAGCTTGACAGTATTACCCGCTAA
- the fabD gene encoding ACP S-malonyltransferase: MDRKTAFIFAGQGSQYVGMGKELYQHNDVSWAVFDLADQELGYSLSGLCFNGPKEELDKTEHTQPAILTVSVAAARALMDQGINPDLTAGFSLGEYSALVLSGVLPFEAAVKLVRNRGRYMQEAVSQGVGGMAAVLGLETSGVEEACLAAESLGIVRIANYNCPGQVVISGENKALEAASARAMELGAKRVIPLEVSGPFHTGLLEPAARKLADELAGIEFSDPRIPVISNVTADYMADKSAVKELLPQQVMRSVLWEMSFRRMLADGVDTFVELGPGSVLKGFARKIDKNVKVLNVEDPTSLEAVVKYFND; this comes from the coding sequence ATGGATAGAAAGACAGCGTTTATTTTTGCGGGCCAGGGTTCACAGTATGTTGGCATGGGCAAAGAACTTTATCAGCATAACGATGTTTCGTGGGCGGTTTTTGACCTGGCGGATCAGGAGCTCGGATATTCGCTGAGTGGCCTGTGTTTTAACGGCCCCAAAGAGGAACTGGATAAAACCGAACATACACAGCCCGCCATTCTTACAGTCAGTGTGGCAGCCGCAAGGGCGTTGATGGATCAGGGGATCAATCCTGATCTGACAGCCGGATTCAGTCTGGGTGAATATTCTGCCTTGGTCTTGAGCGGTGTATTGCCATTTGAGGCGGCTGTGAAACTAGTCCGGAACAGAGGCAGGTATATGCAGGAGGCTGTGTCTCAGGGTGTTGGAGGAATGGCTGCAGTCCTCGGTTTGGAAACATCCGGGGTCGAGGAGGCTTGTCTTGCGGCTGAAAGCCTTGGGATTGTACGGATTGCCAATTATAACTGCCCAGGTCAAGTTGTGATATCCGGGGAAAACAAGGCCTTGGAAGCCGCGTCGGCCAGAGCTATGGAGCTCGGGGCCAAAAGGGTGATCCCGCTTGAAGTCAGCGGACCGTTTCATACGGGCTTGCTCGAACCGGCGGCCCGGAAATTGGCTGACGAGCTGGCAGGCATTGAATTTTCTGATCCCCGGATCCCGGTGATTTCAAATGTCACTGCAGATTATATGGCGGATAAGTCGGCGGTCAAGGAACTATTGCCACAACAAGTCATGCGTTCCGTCCTTTGGGAGATGTCCTTCAGAAGAATGCTCGCCGACGGCGTAGATACCTTTGTGGAACTGGGACCTGGAAGTGTCTTAAAAGGCTTTGCGAGAAAGATTGACAAGAACGTGAAGGTTCTGAATGTCGAAGACCCGACATCTCTCGAAGCTGTGGTGAAATACTTTAACGATTAA
- the fabG gene encoding 3-oxoacyl-[acyl-carrier-protein] reductase, giving the protein MLKGKTAVVTGASRGIGRAIALKLAEQGANIAVNYVSSEQEGLKLAQEIENFGGRALVLKADVSVFSEAEQLIAMAKAEFGTIDILVNNAGITRDGLLMRMSEDDFDRVVEVDLKGVFNCTRHAVPIMVKQRSGRIVNITSVVGILGNAGQVNYAAAKAGVIGLTKSLAKEIGSRNITVNAVAPGFIETDMTSGLSDKVKELTKESIALKRFGKPENIADTVLFLASDAGEYITGQVISVDGGMAF; this is encoded by the coding sequence ATGCTAAAGGGGAAAACAGCAGTTGTTACAGGTGCCAGCAGGGGTATTGGCAGAGCCATCGCTTTAAAGCTTGCTGAACAAGGCGCGAATATTGCGGTGAATTATGTAAGCAGCGAGCAGGAAGGGTTAAAGCTTGCTCAGGAAATTGAAAACTTTGGAGGGCGGGCCTTAGTTCTAAAAGCGGACGTCAGTGTATTCAGTGAAGCGGAACAATTGATTGCGATGGCCAAAGCAGAATTTGGAACCATTGATATTCTGGTCAATAACGCAGGGATAACCCGCGACGGTTTACTCATGAGGATGTCAGAAGACGATTTTGATCGAGTCGTAGAAGTAGACCTCAAAGGGGTATTCAATTGCACCCGACATGCTGTTCCTATCATGGTCAAACAAAGAAGCGGCAGGATCGTCAATATCACTTCTGTTGTTGGAATTCTCGGAAATGCAGGGCAGGTTAATTATGCAGCGGCCAAAGCCGGTGTTATTGGACTTACTAAATCCCTGGCCAAGGAAATCGGCAGCAGAAACATCACGGTGAATGCTGTAGCCCCTGGCTTTATTGAGACAGATATGACGTCAGGATTATCGGATAAAGTGAAAGAACTGACCAAAGAAAGCATTGCTTTAAAGAGGTTTGGTAAACCGGAGAATATCGCCGATACGGTTTTATTTCTAGCTTCAGACGCCGGTGAATACATTACCGGCCAGGTCATAAGCGTTGACGGCGGAATGGCATTTTAG
- the fabF gene encoding beta-ketoacyl-ACP synthase II, with product MRTRVVITGIGAVTPLGNDAATFWQGIKEGKCGIGPITAFDTTDHKVKIGAEIKNFDPEMHLDKKEAKRMDRYCQLAVVAAEQAYEDAGLKAAEIDPERLGVLVGSGIGGLLTIEEQHSRLTEKGPGRVSPFFIPMAISNMASGNIAIKLGAKGINYSIVTACASATHSIGEAFWKIRDGQADMIVTGGAEAPITPLAVAGFTSMTALSNSNDVNRASIPFDKERDGFVIGEGAGILVLESLEHARKRNARIYGEVVGYGATCDAYHMTAPAPGGEGAARAMKLALADAGIGPEEISYINPHGTGTPYNDKFETEAIKAIFGEKAYQIPVSSTKSMTGHLLGAAGAIEAIICAKALQEGFVPPTIGYQVKDEECDLDYVPNCGRNMDLTYALSNSLGFGGHNATIILKKWLEG from the coding sequence ATGAGAACACGCGTAGTTATTACTGGAATTGGGGCGGTTACTCCGCTTGGCAACGATGCAGCCACATTCTGGCAGGGCATCAAAGAGGGAAAATGCGGAATAGGTCCGATCACAGCCTTTGATACGACGGACCATAAAGTAAAAATTGGTGCTGAGATCAAAAATTTTGATCCTGAAATGCATTTGGACAAGAAAGAAGCCAAACGGATGGACCGCTACTGCCAGTTGGCAGTGGTGGCGGCAGAGCAGGCTTATGAAGACGCGGGTCTGAAAGCAGCCGAGATCGACCCGGAAAGATTAGGTGTTTTGGTTGGATCGGGGATAGGCGGTCTGCTAACGATCGAAGAACAGCACAGCAGACTGACCGAGAAAGGGCCTGGCAGGGTTTCCCCTTTCTTTATTCCGATGGCGATCAGTAATATGGCTTCAGGGAATATTGCGATCAAGCTTGGTGCCAAAGGAATTAACTACAGTATTGTCACAGCCTGCGCTTCGGCAACGCATTCCATCGGTGAAGCTTTTTGGAAGATCAGAGACGGTCAGGCGGATATGATTGTTACCGGTGGTGCCGAAGCCCCGATTACGCCTCTAGCGGTAGCCGGATTTACTTCCATGACCGCTTTGAGCAACAGCAATGATGTCAACAGGGCTTCCATCCCGTTTGACAAGGAGCGGGACGGGTTCGTGATCGGTGAAGGTGCGGGTATTTTGGTTCTGGAATCTTTGGAGCATGCTAGAAAGAGGAATGCAAGAATCTATGGCGAAGTAGTTGGTTACGGAGCTACCTGCGACGCCTACCATATGACCGCACCTGCACCGGGAGGGGAAGGCGCGGCCAGAGCGATGAAGCTTGCCTTAGCTGATGCCGGAATTGGTCCGGAAGAAATATCCTATATCAATCCGCATGGAACAGGTACACCGTACAACGACAAGTTTGAGACGGAAGCGATCAAAGCCATATTTGGAGAAAAAGCTTATCAAATACCGGTGAGTTCGACAAAATCAATGACCGGTCATCTACTGGGAGCAGCAGGAGCTATAGAGGCGATTATCTGCGCCAAAGCACTGCAGGAGGGCTTTGTACCACCGACGATCGGCTATCAGGTTAAAGATGAGGAATGTGACCTGGATTATGTGCCGAATTGCGGGCGTAACATGGATTTGACCTACGCTCTATCCAATTCGCTTGGATTTGGCGGCCATAATGCTACCATTATCTTAAAAAAATGGTTAGAGGGATAA
- the accB gene encoding acetyl-CoA carboxylase biotin carboxyl carrier protein produces MDLKEIQELIKMVDESGLTEFELKQEDYKIVLKKEKLQPMFQPAFQPVQSFMTGAAAGRETAAPEHPSSKIEASQTINAPIVGTFYLAPSPGEKPFVSAGSKVKKGDTLCIVEAMKLMNEIEAEEDLQILSILVDDGQMVEFGQPLFEINTK; encoded by the coding sequence ATGGATTTAAAAGAAATTCAAGAACTGATAAAAATGGTGGATGAGTCCGGGCTGACTGAATTTGAGCTTAAGCAAGAGGATTATAAAATTGTTTTGAAGAAAGAAAAGCTTCAGCCTATGTTTCAGCCTGCGTTTCAGCCGGTGCAGAGCTTTATGACCGGGGCTGCAGCCGGAAGAGAGACTGCGGCTCCGGAACATCCAAGTTCTAAAATTGAAGCGTCGCAGACGATTAATGCACCGATTGTTGGAACCTTTTACCTGGCACCGTCGCCCGGAGAGAAACCCTTTGTCAGCGCGGGTAGCAAAGTCAAAAAAGGAGATACGCTTTGTATTGTCGAGGCGATGAAGCTGATGAATGAGATTGAAGCTGAAGAAGACCTGCAAATTCTTAGCATTCTGGTTGATGACGGGCAAATGGTCGAATTTGGCCAACCGCTGTTTGAAATTAATACCAAGTAG
- the fabZ gene encoding 3-hydroxyacyl-ACP dehydratase FabZ, translated as MLNIKEIQEIIPHRYPFLLLDRVEELEEGKRVVAYKNVTINEYFFQGHFPQEPVMPGVLIIEALAQAGAVALLKMEKYQGKLAYFTGIDNAKFRRKVFPGDVLRLEVEIIKIKGPAGIGKALATVDGEKAAEAEIKFFIS; from the coding sequence GTGCTGAACATCAAAGAGATTCAGGAGATCATTCCGCATCGATACCCGTTTCTTCTTCTGGACCGAGTCGAAGAGCTAGAAGAAGGTAAAAGGGTTGTTGCTTATAAAAATGTTACGATCAATGAGTATTTTTTTCAGGGACATTTTCCGCAAGAACCGGTAATGCCCGGTGTACTCATTATTGAAGCGCTGGCTCAGGCCGGTGCGGTAGCTTTATTAAAAATGGAAAAATATCAGGGTAAGCTCGCTTACTTTACCGGAATTGACAATGCCAAGTTCCGAAGGAAGGTATTTCCTGGTGATGTGCTGAGGCTGGAAGTAGAAATCATAAAAATCAAAGGTCCTGCCGGCATCGGCAAAGCCCTTGCCACGGTTGACGGGGAAAAAGCTGCCGAAGCCGAAATCAAGTTTTTTATCAGTTAA
- a CDS encoding acetyl-CoA carboxylase biotin carboxylase subunit: MFKKILIANRGEIAVRIIRACREIGVATVAVYSEADRNSLHVDLADETVCIGPARARDSYLNTKNIISATVLTGAEAIHPGFGFLAENSKFAEMCKACHIAFIGPDPEVIEMMGNKAKARQIMGQAGVPIVPGIEGVLANFKQAEASAERIGYPVMLKASAGGGGKGIRIVWSRDELKKAYDMAKKEAQAAFDDDSMYLEKYLVEPRHIEFQILADHYGNVIHLGERDCSIQRRNQKVIEEAPSTVLSDELRRKMGDTAVRAAQAVGYKSAGTIEFLVDNNGGYYFMEMNTRIQVEHPVTELVTGIDIVKEQLKIASGEQLNIRQDDVHIQGHAIECRINAENPALGFRPSPGKVNILLWPGGNGVRLDSALYNGYDIPPTYDSMIAKLITHGQDRNEAISKMRRALDEFIIEGIDTNIEFLFQILNNPKFRSAEIDTSFIAKEFDYGA; this comes from the coding sequence TTGTTCAAAAAAATACTCATTGCCAACAGAGGCGAAATAGCGGTCCGGATTATTCGGGCCTGCCGGGAAATCGGAGTTGCAACAGTTGCGGTTTATTCGGAAGCCGACAGGAACTCCCTGCATGTGGATCTTGCTGATGAGACGGTTTGTATCGGGCCGGCCAGAGCAAGGGACAGCTATCTGAATACCAAGAATATTATCAGTGCAACGGTTCTGACGGGCGCGGAAGCCATTCATCCGGGATTTGGCTTTTTGGCGGAAAACAGCAAATTTGCCGAGATGTGCAAAGCGTGCCATATCGCATTTATCGGTCCTGACCCGGAAGTGATTGAAATGATGGGAAATAAAGCTAAGGCTCGGCAGATCATGGGCCAGGCGGGTGTCCCTATCGTTCCTGGTATTGAAGGTGTGTTGGCTAATTTTAAACAGGCAGAGGCTTCTGCGGAGCGTATTGGTTATCCAGTCATGCTGAAGGCATCGGCAGGCGGCGGAGGCAAGGGTATCCGGATTGTCTGGAGCCGGGATGAACTGAAAAAGGCTTATGATATGGCCAAGAAAGAAGCCCAAGCTGCCTTTGATGATGATTCGATGTATTTGGAGAAATATCTGGTGGAGCCGAGACATATCGAATTTCAGATCCTGGCGGACCACTATGGAAATGTCATTCACCTCGGAGAAAGAGACTGTTCAATCCAGCGCAGAAATCAAAAAGTCATTGAAGAGGCTCCTTCAACCGTCCTGAGTGACGAGCTCAGGCGGAAAATGGGGGATACAGCTGTCCGCGCTGCTCAAGCGGTAGGTTATAAAAGCGCCGGGACCATCGAATTTTTAGTTGACAACAACGGTGGCTATTACTTTATGGAAATGAATACCCGTATCCAGGTCGAGCATCCTGTAACCGAACTGGTTACAGGAATTGATATTGTGAAGGAACAACTGAAAATTGCCTCGGGAGAACAGCTAAACATCCGGCAGGACGACGTGCATATTCAAGGCCATGCCATAGAATGCCGAATCAATGCGGAAAATCCCGCACTCGGGTTCAGGCCGTCTCCCGGCAAAGTGAATATCCTTCTCTGGCCCGGAGGAAATGGCGTAAGACTGGACAGCGCACTCTACAACGGCTATGATATCCCGCCGACCTATGATTCGATGATCGCGAAACTGATTACGCATGGCCAGGACAGGAATGAAGCCATCAGTAAAATGCGCAGGGCCCTTGATGAGTTTATCATTGAAGGCATTGACACGAATATTGAATTTCTGTTTCAGATTCTGAATAACCCGAAATTTAGGAGCGCAGAAATTGACACATCCTTCATTGCCAAAGAATTTGACTATGGAGCGTAA